The proteins below come from a single Geobacillus thermoleovorans genomic window:
- a CDS encoding EscU/YscU/HrcU family type III secretion system export apparatus switch protein: MNEERKKAVALSYDAALDAAPIVKAKGVGKVAEAIIAAARQHGVPIRQDPTLVELLGKVEINEMIPEELYALVAELFAFLYQLDQEAKGERAGKG; the protein is encoded by the coding sequence ATGAACGAGGAGCGGAAAAAAGCAGTCGCCTTGTCTTACGATGCGGCACTTGACGCAGCTCCGATCGTCAAGGCGAAAGGGGTTGGCAAGGTCGCCGAAGCGATCATCGCCGCCGCCCGGCAGCACGGCGTGCCGATTCGCCAAGATCCGACGCTTGTTGAGCTGCTGGGGAAAGTGGAGATCAACGAAATGATCCCGGAGGAGCTGTACGCCTTAGTGGCTGAATTGTTCGCGTTTTTGTATCAGCTTGATCAGGAAGCGAAAGGAGAAAGAGCGGGGAAGGGGTAA
- the lepB gene encoding signal peptidase I, with protein sequence MEQKKSEWREWMKAIVVAVLLAGGIRYFIFAPIIVDGYSMMPTLHNHERMIVNKLAYKIGMPHRFDIIVFHAEEGRDYIKRVIGLPGDRIEYKNDTLYINGKPYEEPYLDEYKKQLSDGGPLTESFTLEELTGRSTVPPGHLFVMGDNRRFSKDSRHIGFIPMSKVVGKANLVYWPLADARIVK encoded by the coding sequence ATGGAACAGAAAAAAAGCGAATGGCGTGAATGGATGAAAGCGATCGTCGTTGCCGTCTTGCTCGCCGGGGGCATCCGCTACTTTATTTTCGCTCCGATCATCGTCGACGGTTATTCGATGATGCCGACATTACATAACCATGAGCGGATGATCGTCAATAAACTGGCGTATAAAATCGGCATGCCGCACCGTTTCGATATCATTGTTTTTCACGCCGAAGAAGGGAGAGACTATATTAAGCGAGTCATCGGCCTGCCGGGCGACCGAATTGAATACAAAAATGATACGCTCTATATCAATGGCAAGCCGTATGAAGAGCCGTATTTGGACGAGTATAAAAAGCAGTTGTCCGACGGCGGTCCACTGACGGAATCGTTCACTTTGGAGGAACTGACCGGGCGAAGCACGGTGCCGCCGGGGCATTTGTTTGTCATGGGCGACAATCGCCGTTTCAGCAAAGACAGCCGCCATATCGGCTTCATTCCGATGTCCAAAGTCGTTGGCAAGGCGAATCTTGTGTATTGGCCGTTGGCTGACGCCCGGATTGTGAAATAA
- the rimM gene encoding ribosome maturation factor RimM (Essential for efficient processing of 16S rRNA): MERWFNVGKIVNTHGIRGEVRVISRTDFPEERYKKGNKLYIFRERDTEPIEVTVKSHRVHKSFDLLSFEGYDSINDVERFKGAMLKVPESQLGELAEGEYYFHEIIGCTVVTEGGETIGAVKEILTPGANDVWVVRREDGSEALIPYIDEVVLHVDPDRKTIIIRPMEGLLE; encoded by the coding sequence ATGGAACGATGGTTTAATGTCGGAAAAATTGTCAATACGCACGGCATTCGCGGCGAAGTGCGCGTCATTTCGCGCACCGACTTTCCTGAAGAACGGTATAAAAAAGGAAACAAGCTGTACATTTTCCGCGAACGGGACACGGAACCGATTGAAGTCACGGTGAAAAGCCACCGCGTCCATAAATCGTTTGACTTGTTGTCGTTTGAAGGCTATGACAGCATCAACGATGTGGAACGGTTTAAGGGAGCGATGCTGAAGGTGCCGGAAAGCCAGCTCGGCGAACTCGCGGAAGGGGAATATTATTTCCATGAGATCATCGGCTGCACTGTCGTGACAGAAGGCGGGGAGACCATCGGCGCGGTAAAGGAAATTTTGACTCCAGGGGCGAACGACGTCTGGGTCGTCCGGCGCGAAGACGGATCGGAAGCGCTCATTCCGTACATTGACGAGGTCGTTTTGCACGTCGATCCGGATCGGAAAACGATCATCATCCGGCCGATGGAAGGGCTGCTCGAGTGA
- a CDS encoding putative DNA-binding protein — protein sequence MLEKTMRMNYLYDFYQALLTPKQRNYMALYYLDDYSLGEIAEQYEVSRQAVYDNIRRTEAMLEQYEEKLGLLRKYERRRQIIERLKDYISRRYGADAELAALVRELDELD from the coding sequence GTGCTGGAAAAAACGATGCGCATGAACTATTTATACGATTTTTACCAAGCGCTGTTGACGCCGAAACAGCGCAACTATATGGCGCTTTACTACTTGGACGACTACTCCCTCGGGGAAATTGCCGAACAATATGAGGTGAGCCGCCAGGCGGTGTACGATAACATCCGGCGTACAGAAGCGATGCTGGAGCAGTATGAAGAGAAGCTCGGGCTGCTGCGAAAATATGAACGGCGGCGGCAGATCATCGAGCGGCTGAAAGACTACATCAGCCGGCGCTACGGCGCTGACGCCGAATTGGCGGCGCTAGTCCGCGAGCTTGACGAACTTGATTAA
- the sucC gene encoding ADP-forming succinate--CoA ligase subunit beta: MNIHEYQAKEILRSYGVSVPNGRVAFTVDEAVEAAKELGAPVCVVKAQIHAGGRGKAGGVKVAKSLEEVRTYASELLGKVLVTHQTGPEGKEVKRLLIEEGCDIQKEYYIGLVVDRATSRVVLMGSEEGGTEIEEVAAKTPEKIFKEYIDPAVGLQAFQARRLAFNINIPKHLVNQAVKFMMGLYQVFVDKDCSIAEINPLVVTGDGKVMALDAKLNFDSNALYRHPDILEYRDLDEEDPKEVEASKYDLNYIALDGNIGCMVNGAGLAMATMDIIKYYGGEPANFLDVGGGASEEKVREAFKIILSDPNVKGIFVNIFGGIMKCDVIASGIVAATKQVGLTLPLVVRLEGTNVELGKKILQESGLNIIAAESMADGAQKIVELVR; the protein is encoded by the coding sequence ATGAACATTCATGAATACCAAGCAAAAGAAATTTTGCGAAGCTATGGTGTGAGCGTGCCGAACGGCCGCGTCGCGTTCACGGTGGATGAAGCGGTCGAAGCGGCGAAAGAGCTCGGCGCGCCGGTGTGTGTCGTCAAAGCGCAAATTCATGCCGGCGGGCGCGGCAAAGCGGGCGGGGTGAAAGTGGCAAAAAGCCTCGAGGAAGTCCGTACATACGCCAGCGAATTGCTCGGCAAAGTGCTCGTCACCCATCAAACCGGCCCGGAAGGAAAAGAAGTGAAACGGCTGTTGATTGAAGAAGGGTGCGACATCCAAAAAGAATACTACATCGGCCTTGTCGTCGACCGCGCCACCTCGCGCGTCGTGTTAATGGGGTCGGAAGAAGGCGGAACGGAAATCGAAGAAGTGGCGGCGAAAACGCCGGAGAAAATTTTTAAAGAATACATCGATCCAGCCGTCGGGCTCCAAGCGTTCCAAGCGCGCCGATTGGCTTTCAACATCAACATTCCGAAGCATCTCGTCAACCAAGCGGTCAAATTTATGATGGGCTTGTACCAAGTGTTTGTCGATAAAGACTGCTCGATCGCCGAAATCAACCCGCTTGTCGTCACCGGCGACGGCAAAGTGATGGCGCTTGATGCGAAGCTGAATTTCGATTCAAACGCCTTATACCGCCATCCGGACATCCTTGAATACCGCGACTTGGATGAAGAAGACCCGAAAGAAGTCGAAGCGTCGAAATACGACTTGAACTACATCGCTCTTGACGGCAACATCGGTTGCATGGTCAACGGCGCCGGCTTGGCGATGGCGACAATGGACATCATCAAATATTACGGAGGCGAGCCGGCCAACTTCCTCGATGTCGGCGGCGGCGCCAGCGAGGAAAAAGTAAGGGAAGCGTTCAAAATCATTTTGTCCGACCCGAACGTCAAAGGCATTTTCGTCAACATTTTCGGCGGCATTATGAAATGCGATGTCATCGCGAGCGGCATCGTCGCGGCGACGAAGCAAGTCGGTTTGACGCTTCCGCTTGTCGTCCGGCTTGAAGGAACGAACGTTGAGCTTGGGAAAAAGATTTTGCAAGAGTCAGGCTTAAACATTATTGCGGCCGAATCGATGGCGGACGGAGCACAAAAAATCGTCGAGCTAGTACGTTAA
- the sucD gene encoding succinate--CoA ligase subunit alpha, translated as MSVFVNKDTKVIVQGITGSQGLFHTKQMIEYGTNIVGGVTPGKGGTEVEGVPVFDTVSEAVERTGANASVIYVPPAFAADAIMEAVDAGLDLVVCITEGIPVLDMVKVKRYMEGKKTRLIGPNCPGVITPEECKIGIMPGYIHKKGHVGIVSRSGTLTYEAVHQLTQAGIGQSTAVGIGGDPVNGTNFIDVLKAFNEDEETYAVIMIGEIGGTAEEEAAEWVKANMTKPVVGFIGGQTAPPGKRMGHAGAIISGGKGTAAEKIKKMTECGIKVAETPAVIGETLISVLKERGLYEKCKTH; from the coding sequence GTGAGCGTTTTTGTCAATAAAGACACGAAAGTGATCGTGCAAGGGATTACCGGTTCGCAAGGGCTGTTCCATACAAAGCAGATGATCGAGTACGGGACGAACATCGTCGGCGGCGTCACGCCGGGCAAAGGCGGCACGGAAGTCGAAGGCGTGCCGGTGTTTGACACTGTTTCGGAAGCGGTCGAAAGAACGGGAGCGAACGCCTCGGTCATTTACGTTCCGCCGGCCTTCGCTGCGGATGCCATCATGGAAGCGGTCGACGCGGGACTCGACCTTGTCGTTTGCATCACCGAAGGCATTCCGGTGCTTGATATGGTGAAAGTGAAACGGTACATGGAGGGCAAAAAGACGCGCCTCATCGGCCCGAACTGCCCGGGCGTCATTACGCCGGAAGAGTGCAAAATCGGCATTATGCCGGGCTATATCCATAAAAAAGGACATGTCGGCATTGTTTCCCGTTCCGGCACGCTGACGTACGAAGCCGTTCACCAACTGACGCAAGCCGGCATCGGCCAGTCGACGGCGGTCGGCATCGGCGGCGACCCGGTCAACGGCACAAACTTCATCGATGTGTTGAAGGCGTTTAATGAAGACGAAGAAACGTACGCGGTCATTATGATCGGTGAAATCGGCGGCACGGCGGAAGAAGAAGCGGCCGAATGGGTGAAAGCGAACATGACGAAACCGGTCGTCGGCTTTATCGGCGGGCAAACGGCGCCTCCGGGCAAACGGATGGGCCATGCCGGCGCGATCATTTCCGGCGGCAAAGGCACGGCCGCAGAGAAAATCAAAAAAATGACCGAATGCGGCATTAAAGTGGCGGAAACGCCGGCCGTCATCGGCGAAACGCTCATTTCTGTGCTGAAAGAACGCGGCTTGTACGAAAAATGCAAAACGCACTAA
- a CDS encoding flagellar hook-length control protein FliK, whose translation MVERMERTMPTTAVRDATSSRRFQPGQAVVGRVERVEEMETGERAALVRAGGQLVRARLEAPLAVGRLYLFEIHERQGTIYWKAIPLSEPASAPSGEEAVRRWQKAWKLPDAALPVLRQALKAGAAATKEEIAALTEAVKETGQPDAAEDVLAHLFRRRLPFSSAVFRALWAAKTGVPLAEGLGKLKAAIAALSAHPAALELSRAMEKFLSPPLSAYEAAVRLLLSGEEEAETARALLARLGLAPLPEDRRLALREAVQCRRFVDIIRQLGLTDEEAFLEQWAALDAAYQSGALPAAEAKLWAAARATRDPALSLFCWLRRAAVRLGLEDEAALVRVGKIEDLPSAPSLKRLLLRFLHESGSEGAKRAAEAILDQLDGMAIAAGGDGLIEHVWISFPLPLGGRSSDFAVCWQGRRKQGGPLDADYNRIVCCLTLEELGEVIVDMRVQRRIVHISIFHDDPRLAVAAARMAPLVKERFQAHGYALSGIDVKATRSAPPPPSVFLFADSCSEVDCQA comes from the coding sequence ATGGTCGAGCGCATGGAGCGGACAATGCCAACGACCGCTGTCCGCGACGCGACATCCAGCCGGCGGTTTCAGCCGGGGCAGGCCGTCGTCGGCCGAGTGGAGCGGGTCGAGGAGATGGAAACCGGGGAGCGGGCGGCGCTCGTCCGCGCTGGCGGACAGCTTGTGCGCGCCCGTTTGGAGGCGCCGCTTGCCGTCGGACGTTTGTATTTGTTTGAAATTCACGAACGACAAGGAACAATTTATTGGAAAGCCATTCCCCTTTCCGAACCGGCGTCTGCTCCGTCAGGTGAAGAGGCGGTGCGCCGGTGGCAAAAAGCGTGGAAACTGCCGGATGCGGCGCTGCCGGTGCTCCGCCAAGCGCTGAAAGCTGGCGCGGCTGCAACGAAAGAGGAAATTGCCGCACTGACTGAAGCGGTGAAAGAGACCGGCCAGCCGGACGCGGCCGAAGACGTGCTCGCCCATTTGTTTCGCCGCCGGCTGCCGTTCTCTTCAGCCGTGTTTCGCGCGCTATGGGCAGCCAAAACCGGGGTGCCGCTCGCTGAGGGGTTGGGGAAACTGAAAGCGGCCATTGCCGCCCTTTCCGCCCATCCGGCGGCGCTTGAGCTCAGCCGGGCGATGGAGAAGTTTCTTTCACCGCCGCTGTCCGCTTACGAGGCGGCCGTGCGTTTGTTGCTGTCAGGGGAGGAAGAGGCCGAAACGGCCCGCGCGCTTCTTGCCCGCCTTGGGCTCGCCCCGTTGCCGGAGGACCGCCGCTTGGCGCTTCGGGAGGCGGTGCAATGCCGCCGGTTTGTCGATATCATTCGGCAGCTCGGCTTGACGGACGAGGAGGCGTTTTTGGAACAGTGGGCAGCTCTTGATGCTGCCTATCAAAGCGGAGCGCTGCCCGCCGCGGAAGCGAAGTTGTGGGCGGCCGCTCGAGCGACGAGAGATCCGGCGCTGTCGCTGTTTTGCTGGCTGAGGCGAGCGGCCGTGCGGCTTGGGCTTGAGGACGAGGCGGCGCTCGTCCGTGTTGGGAAAATCGAGGATTTGCCTTCCGCCCCGTCGTTGAAACGGCTGCTTCTTCGCTTTCTTCATGAATCGGGGAGCGAAGGGGCCAAGAGGGCGGCCGAAGCGATTCTCGACCAGCTCGATGGCATGGCCATCGCTGCTGGCGGCGATGGGCTCATTGAGCACGTATGGATTTCGTTTCCATTGCCGCTTGGCGGCCGCAGCAGCGATTTTGCTGTGTGCTGGCAAGGAAGGAGGAAACAAGGCGGGCCGCTTGATGCCGATTACAACCGCATTGTTTGTTGCCTGACGCTTGAAGAGCTGGGAGAGGTGATCGTTGATATGCGCGTGCAACGACGGATCGTCCACATCTCCATTTTTCACGATGATCCGCGGTTGGCGGTTGCTGCCGCTCGGATGGCTCCGCTTGTCAAAGAGCGGTTTCAGGCGCACGGCTATGCGCTTTCAGGCATTGATGTAAAGGCAACGCGTTCCGCCCCTCCTCCGCCTTCCGTTTTTCTGTTTGCCGACAGTTGCAGCGAGGTGGATTGCCAAGCATGA
- the trmD gene encoding tRNA (guanosine(37)-N1)-methyltransferase TrmD: MRIDILTLFPGMFSGVLSESILKKAQEKGAVDIRLIDFREFADNKHKTVDDYPYGGGAGMVLKPQPIFDAVEHVTAGSPGARIILLCPQGERYTQKKAEELAKETHLVLICGHYEGYDERIRQYLATDEISIGDYILTGGELGAMVIVDSVVRLLPGVLGNEASPVDDSFSSGLLEYPQYTRPADFRGMKVPDILLSGNHQLIAEWREKESLRRTFLRRPDLLDEYPLTDKQKQWLKEWEKERE, translated from the coding sequence ATGCGGATCGATATTTTAACGTTGTTTCCCGGCATGTTTTCCGGGGTGTTGAGCGAGTCGATTTTAAAGAAGGCGCAAGAAAAAGGGGCCGTCGACATCCGCCTTATTGATTTTCGCGAGTTTGCCGACAACAAGCATAAAACGGTCGACGATTATCCGTATGGCGGCGGCGCCGGCATGGTGCTCAAGCCGCAGCCGATTTTTGACGCGGTGGAACACGTGACGGCTGGATCGCCTGGCGCCCGCATCATTTTGCTTTGCCCGCAAGGCGAGCGCTACACGCAAAAAAAGGCGGAAGAGCTGGCGAAAGAAACGCATTTGGTGCTCATTTGCGGCCATTACGAAGGGTATGACGAACGCATCCGCCAATATTTAGCAACCGATGAAATTTCGATCGGCGACTATATTTTAACAGGCGGGGAACTCGGCGCCATGGTCATTGTCGACAGCGTCGTCCGTCTTCTCCCCGGGGTGCTCGGCAATGAGGCGTCGCCGGTCGATGACTCGTTCAGCTCCGGGCTGCTTGAGTATCCGCAATACACAAGACCGGCCGATTTCCGTGGCATGAAAGTGCCGGATATTCTGCTTTCTGGCAACCATCAGCTCATCGCCGAGTGGCGCGAGAAGGAATCGCTCCGGCGCACGTTTTTGCGCCGTCCGGACTTGCTCGATGAATATCCGCTTACAGACAAGCAAAAGCAATGGCTGAAAGAGTGGGAAAAGGAGCGCGAATAG
- the ffh gene encoding signal recognition particle protein gives MAFEGLSERLQQVMNRIRGKGKVTEADVKEMMREVRLALLEADVNFKVVKDFIRQVSERAVGQEVMKSLTPGQQVIKIVKEELTALMGGEQSQIAVAKKPPTVVMMVGLQGAGKTTTTGKLANLLRKRHNRKPLLVAADVYRPAAIKQLETLGKQLDMPVFSLGEHANPVEIAKQALERAKEEHYDYVLIDTAGRLHIDEALMDELKQMKEAVKPDEIFLVVDAMTGQDAVNVAQSFHEQLGITGVILTKLDGDTRGGAALSIRAVTGAPIKFAGMGEKLDALEPFHPERMASRILGMGDVLTLIEKAQAAVDEEKAKELEQKMRTATFTLDDFLEQLGQVRKLGPLDELIKMLPGANKIKGLANIQVDEKQIARVEAIIRSMTKEEKTHPEIINASRKKRIAKGSGTTVQEVNRLLKQFDEMKKMMKMMTNMPKGKKKGFRFPFM, from the coding sequence ATGGCGTTTGAAGGACTGTCTGAACGTTTGCAGCAGGTGATGAACCGCATCCGCGGCAAAGGGAAAGTCACCGAAGCGGATGTCAAAGAGATGATGCGCGAAGTGCGCCTTGCGCTTTTGGAAGCTGACGTCAACTTTAAAGTCGTCAAAGATTTCATCAGACAGGTGAGCGAGCGGGCTGTCGGGCAGGAAGTGATGAAAAGCTTAACGCCGGGCCAGCAAGTGATCAAAATCGTCAAGGAAGAGCTGACGGCGTTAATGGGCGGTGAGCAAAGCCAAATCGCTGTCGCGAAGAAACCGCCGACCGTTGTGATGATGGTCGGGTTGCAAGGGGCCGGGAAAACGACGACCACCGGGAAGCTGGCCAACTTGCTGCGCAAACGGCATAACCGGAAGCCGCTTCTGGTGGCTGCCGACGTTTACCGCCCGGCGGCGATCAAACAGCTTGAGACGCTTGGCAAGCAGCTCGACATGCCTGTCTTTTCGTTAGGCGAGCACGCCAATCCGGTTGAAATCGCGAAACAGGCGCTCGAGCGGGCGAAAGAAGAGCATTATGATTACGTGCTCATCGACACAGCCGGCCGCCTCCACATTGATGAAGCGCTCATGGATGAACTGAAGCAAATGAAAGAAGCGGTCAAGCCGGATGAAATTTTCCTCGTCGTTGACGCCATGACCGGGCAAGATGCCGTCAATGTCGCACAAAGCTTCCATGAGCAGCTCGGCATCACCGGGGTGATTTTGACGAAGCTGGACGGCGACACGCGCGGCGGGGCGGCGCTGTCGATTCGCGCCGTCACCGGAGCGCCGATCAAGTTTGCTGGGATGGGCGAAAAACTTGACGCTTTGGAGCCGTTCCATCCGGAGCGAATGGCGTCGCGCATTTTAGGCATGGGCGATGTCCTGACGCTCATCGAAAAAGCGCAGGCGGCCGTCGACGAAGAGAAGGCGAAGGAGCTCGAACAAAAAATGCGCACGGCCACCTTCACGCTTGACGACTTTTTGGAGCAGCTCGGCCAAGTGCGCAAGCTCGGACCGCTTGACGAACTGATTAAAATGCTGCCGGGCGCCAACAAAATCAAAGGGCTCGCCAACATCCAAGTCGATGAAAAGCAAATCGCCCGCGTTGAGGCGATCATCCGCTCGATGACGAAAGAAGAGAAAACGCATCCGGAAATCATCAACGCTAGCCGCAAAAAGCGGATCGCCAAAGGAAGCGGCACGACGGTGCAGGAAGTAAACCGGCTTTTGAAGCAATTTGACGAGATGAAAAAAATGATGAAAATGATGACGAATATGCCAAAAGGGAAAAAGAAAGGATTCCGTTTTCCATTTATGTAA
- the ylqF gene encoding ribosome biogenesis GTPase YlqF, which translates to MPMTVIQWFPGHMAKAKREVQEKLKLIDVAFELLDARVPMSSRNPMIDEILGQKPRLILLNKADMADEAVTEQWIRYFHDQGRLALPIDAQSGTGVRQIAAAAKEMVKDKFEKMRAKGIKKPRPVRALIVGIPNVGKSTLINRLAGRHIAKTGDKPGVTKAQQWIKVGKEMELLDTPGILWPKFEDEDVGYKLAVTGAIKDEILNLQDVAVYALRFLSTHYPNRLAERYGLDDIPDDIVALFDAIGRRRGCLTSGGAVDYDKVADIVLYDIRTEKLGRLSFETPASRT; encoded by the coding sequence ATGCCAATGACAGTGATTCAATGGTTCCCCGGCCATATGGCGAAGGCCAAGCGGGAAGTGCAAGAAAAATTAAAGTTGATCGACGTAGCGTTTGAGCTGCTTGACGCCCGTGTGCCGATGTCCTCGCGCAACCCGATGATCGACGAGATTCTCGGACAAAAGCCGCGCCTCATTTTGCTCAATAAGGCTGATATGGCCGATGAGGCGGTGACCGAACAGTGGATCCGCTATTTCCACGATCAAGGGCGGCTGGCTTTGCCCATCGATGCTCAAAGCGGAACAGGAGTCCGGCAAATCGCGGCGGCAGCGAAAGAGATGGTGAAAGACAAATTCGAGAAAATGCGGGCGAAAGGGATTAAAAAACCGCGCCCGGTTCGGGCGCTCATCGTCGGCATCCCGAACGTCGGCAAGTCGACGCTGATCAACCGGCTCGCCGGCCGCCATATCGCGAAAACCGGCGACAAGCCGGGGGTGACAAAAGCGCAGCAATGGATCAAAGTCGGCAAAGAAATGGAGCTGCTTGATACCCCAGGCATCCTATGGCCGAAATTTGAGGATGAGGACGTGGGCTACAAGTTGGCGGTGACCGGCGCCATTAAGGACGAAATTTTAAACTTGCAGGATGTCGCCGTCTATGCGCTCCGCTTTTTGTCGACTCACTATCCCAACCGGCTTGCGGAGCGCTACGGCCTTGATGACATTCCTGATGACATCGTCGCCTTGTTTGACGCCATCGGAAGGCGGCGCGGCTGCTTGACGTCAGGCGGCGCTGTTGACTACGATAAAGTGGCTGACATCGTTTTGTATGACATCCGCACGGAAAAATTAGGCCGCTTAAGCTTTGAAACGCCCGCTTCACGGACGTAG
- a CDS encoding YlqD family protein: protein MKLIQTVEVRQIVTERSKQELAAAFLARKQQLERECDQLRFEQKRMEKSGNYPPALVKQYFAKEIDERMEKMKLLEFQLEQLHMLPLGSELKEREVEALVEVNVGDRWEEVTKTRAIIIEDGVVKEIR, encoded by the coding sequence ATGAAGCTCATTCAAACGGTTGAGGTGCGGCAAATCGTCACCGAACGGAGCAAACAAGAGCTTGCCGCCGCGTTTTTGGCGCGCAAGCAGCAGCTCGAGCGCGAGTGCGACCAGCTTCGTTTTGAACAGAAACGAATGGAGAAAAGCGGAAACTATCCGCCCGCTTTAGTGAAACAATATTTTGCCAAAGAGATCGACGAGCGGATGGAGAAAATGAAACTGCTTGAGTTTCAGCTCGAACAATTACATATGCTACCGTTAGGGAGCGAATTGAAAGAGCGGGAAGTCGAGGCGCTCGTTGAGGTGAACGTCGGCGACCGTTGGGAAGAGGTGACAAAAACGCGCGCCATCATCATTGAAGACGGCGTCGTCAAAGAGATTCGCTAA
- the rplS gene encoding 50S ribosomal protein L19, which produces MHHLIQEITKEQLRTDLPDFRPGDTVRVHVKVVEGNRERIQVFEGVVIKRRGAGISETFTVRKVSYGVGVERTFPVHTPKIAKLEVIRRGKVRRAKLYYLRELRGKAARIKENTNAAQ; this is translated from the coding sequence ATGCATCATTTAATCCAAGAGATTACGAAAGAACAACTGCGGACGGATTTGCCGGATTTCCGCCCGGGCGACACGGTGCGCGTTCATGTGAAAGTCGTCGAAGGCAACCGCGAACGCATCCAAGTGTTTGAAGGTGTCGTCATTAAACGGCGCGGAGCGGGCATCAGCGAAACGTTCACGGTCCGCAAAGTGTCCTATGGCGTCGGCGTTGAGCGCACATTCCCGGTGCATACGCCGAAAATCGCCAAGCTGGAAGTCATCCGCCGCGGGAAAGTCCGCCGCGCGAAATTGTACTACTTGCGCGAACTTCGCGGCAAAGCGGCGCGCATCAAGGAAAATACGAACGCAGCGCAATAA
- a CDS encoding KH domain-containing protein: MKPLIETIVKALVDHPEAVAVERREEETAVIYELSVHEDDTGKVIGKQGRTIQAIRTVVAAAAAGSPKRVVVQVKDKG; encoded by the coding sequence ATGAAGCCGCTCATTGAAACGATCGTCAAGGCGCTTGTCGATCATCCGGAGGCGGTGGCGGTTGAACGCCGCGAAGAAGAGACGGCCGTCATCTATGAGCTGTCCGTGCATGAAGACGACACTGGCAAAGTGATCGGCAAACAAGGGCGGACGATCCAGGCGATTCGCACGGTCGTTGCCGCCGCCGCGGCCGGATCGCCAAAGCGGGTTGTTGTGCAAGTGAAAGACAAAGGGTGA
- the rpsP gene encoding 30S ribosomal protein S16 produces MAVKIRLKRMGTKKKPFYRIVVADSRSPRDGRFIETIGTYDPVAEPAQVKIDEELALKWLQNGAKPSDTVRSLLSKQGILEKFHNLKYGK; encoded by the coding sequence ATGGCAGTAAAAATTCGTTTAAAACGCATGGGGACAAAGAAAAAACCATTCTATCGCATCGTGGTAGCTGATTCGCGCTCGCCGCGCGACGGTCGTTTTATCGAAACGATCGGCACGTACGATCCGGTCGCTGAGCCGGCGCAAGTGAAAATCGATGAGGAATTGGCGCTCAAATGGCTGCAAAACGGCGCCAAACCATCGGATACGGTGCGCAGCTTGCTGTCGAAGCAAGGCATTTTAGAGAAGTTCCATAACTTGAAATACGGCAAATAA
- a CDS encoding ribonuclease HII — translation MKRYTVKDIEALLPKLGADDPRWEMLRQDERKSVQALLARFERQKARRHAIEQRWEELMRYERELYAAGVRRIAGIDEAGRGPLAGPVVAAAVILPKDAYLPGLDDSKRLTPEKREALFAQIEACAVAIGIGIVSAAEIDERNIYEATRQAMAKAVNALSPPPEHLLVDAMAVPCPLPQQRLIKGDANSASIAAASVIAKVTRDRWMKELDRRYPQYGFARHMGYGTPEHFEAIRRYGVTPEHRRSFAPVREVLKASEQL, via the coding sequence ATGAAGCGGTATACGGTGAAAGACATTGAAGCGCTGCTTCCGAAGCTTGGCGCGGACGACCCGCGCTGGGAGATGCTGCGGCAGGATGAGCGAAAAAGCGTGCAGGCGCTTCTTGCCCGTTTTGAAAGGCAGAAAGCGCGCCGGCACGCCATCGAGCAGCGGTGGGAAGAACTAATGCGTTATGAGAGGGAACTATACGCCGCTGGCGTTAGACGGATCGCCGGCATTGATGAGGCCGGGCGCGGCCCGCTGGCCGGCCCGGTCGTCGCCGCCGCGGTCATCTTGCCGAAAGACGCCTATTTGCCGGGGCTTGACGACTCGAAGCGGCTGACGCCGGAAAAGCGCGAGGCATTGTTTGCGCAAATTGAAGCGTGCGCCGTCGCCATCGGCATCGGCATCGTCAGCGCGGCGGAGATCGATGAAAGGAATATTTACGAAGCGACAAGGCAAGCGATGGCGAAAGCGGTGAACGCCCTTTCCCCGCCGCCTGAACATTTGCTTGTTGATGCGATGGCGGTGCCGTGCCCACTGCCGCAACAGCGCCTCATAAAAGGAGACGCCAACAGCGCTTCAATCGCCGCTGCGTCGGTCATCGCCAAAGTGACGCGCGACCGGTGGATGAAAGAACTGGATCGCCGCTATCCACAATACGGGTTCGCGCGCCATATGGGCTACGGAACGCCGGAACATTTCGAGGCGATCCGCCGCTACGGCGTTACGCCTGAGCACCGTCGTTCGTTCGCACCGGTGAGGGAGGTGCTGAAGGCGAGCGAGCAGCTCTAG